The following proteins are co-located in the Polymorphospora rubra genome:
- a CDS encoding YccF domain-containing protein, which yields MIRFILNLLWLIFGSGIVLAIGYGIAALICFVLVVTIPFGVASLRLAYYSLWPFGRTLVPKPGAGVGSGVANILWVVLAGWWLALMHIVAGISLCVTIVGIPFGIANFKLVPAAFWPLGREVVEIDDLRRPGTVPA from the coding sequence ATGATCCGCTTCATCCTGAACCTGCTCTGGCTCATCTTCGGCAGCGGTATCGTGCTCGCGATCGGCTACGGCATCGCGGCGCTCATCTGTTTCGTGCTCGTGGTGACGATTCCGTTCGGGGTCGCGTCGCTGCGGCTGGCGTACTACTCGCTCTGGCCCTTCGGCCGCACCCTCGTGCCCAAGCCGGGAGCCGGGGTCGGGTCGGGCGTCGCCAACATCCTGTGGGTGGTGCTCGCCGGCTGGTGGCTGGCGCTCATGCACATCGTCGCCGGGATCAGCCTCTGCGTGACGATCGTCGGCATCCCGTTCGGGATCGCGAACTTCAAGCTGGTGCCGGCGGCCTTCTGGCCGCTCGGGCGCGAGGTGGTCGAGATCGACGACCTGCGCCGGCCGGGCACCGTACCGGCCTGA
- a CDS encoding N-acetylmuramoyl-L-alanine amidase, whose product MTVRNPLRRAARLIGGGALALAVGLSAQPAQAAPADRSGAADPLTAAFEAAADRYDVPRDLLAALGYAETRLDGHDGAPSASNGYGVMHLTSNPNVRTLDEAAALTKVPVAELRTDTAANVAGAAAVLRSYADAAGLTAVQRDDVGRWYGTVARYGGGSTPATTRLYADAVYDLLGSGFVAAGSTLSVAGRPVAPQRGALASVAPIGAASSGVGTLSADYGPAAWAPAHGNNYTVSSRESTYDIRYVIIHVAQGSYAGTVSWFQNPGAGVSAHYTIRSSDGAVTQSVRDKDVAWHAGNWTYNTQSIGIEHEGFVNNASWFTDAMYRSSAALTRHLADRYNIPKTRSYILGHNQVPGATHTDPGPNWNWTRFMELVTGGGTTPPPSWTSTVDNDTAGRFTASGNWGSSAFSGQRHGANYRFADPVLASDSAWYKFNIPATATYRVDAWWPADPGYNNSTPYVIVTTSGNQTVNVNQRLTGGQWRVLGTFTLAAGDANKVAVSRWTSGTGLVIADAIRITRV is encoded by the coding sequence GTGACCGTACGAAACCCCCTGCGTCGAGCCGCCCGCCTGATCGGCGGCGGCGCCCTCGCCCTGGCCGTCGGCCTGTCCGCCCAACCGGCCCAGGCCGCGCCGGCCGACCGGTCAGGTGCCGCCGATCCACTCACCGCGGCGTTCGAGGCCGCGGCCGACCGCTACGACGTGCCGCGCGACCTGCTCGCGGCGCTCGGCTACGCCGAGACCCGTCTCGACGGGCACGACGGCGCGCCGAGCGCCTCGAACGGCTACGGCGTGATGCACCTGACCAGCAACCCGAACGTCCGTACCCTCGACGAGGCGGCCGCCCTCACCAAGGTGCCGGTCGCCGAACTGCGCACCGACACGGCCGCCAACGTCGCCGGGGCCGCCGCCGTCCTGCGGTCGTACGCCGACGCGGCCGGCCTGACCGCCGTCCAGCGCGACGACGTCGGCCGCTGGTACGGCACGGTCGCCCGCTACGGCGGCGGCTCCACCCCGGCGACCACCCGGCTCTACGCCGACGCCGTCTACGACCTGCTCGGCAGCGGGTTCGTCGCGGCCGGCAGCACGCTCAGCGTGGCCGGCCGCCCCGTCGCCCCGCAGCGCGGCGCCCTGGCCTCGGTCGCCCCGATCGGCGCCGCCAGTTCCGGCGTCGGCACGTTGAGCGCCGACTACGGTCCGGCCGCCTGGGCGCCCGCACACGGCAACAACTACACGGTGTCCAGCCGCGAGTCGACGTACGACATCCGTTACGTGATCATCCACGTGGCGCAGGGCTCGTACGCCGGCACGGTGAGCTGGTTCCAGAACCCCGGTGCCGGGGTCAGCGCCCACTACACGATCCGCTCGTCGGACGGCGCGGTCACCCAGTCCGTACGGGACAAGGACGTCGCCTGGCACGCCGGGAACTGGACCTACAACACCCAGTCGATCGGCATCGAGCACGAGGGCTTCGTCAACAACGCCTCGTGGTTCACCGACGCGATGTACCGCTCGTCGGCCGCGCTCACCCGGCACCTGGCCGACCGGTACAACATCCCGAAGACCCGCAGCTACATCCTCGGCCACAACCAGGTGCCCGGCGCCACGCACACCGACCCGGGCCCGAACTGGAACTGGACCCGCTTCATGGAGTTGGTCACCGGCGGTGGCACCACCCCGCCGCCGAGCTGGACGTCCACCGTCGACAACGACACCGCCGGCCGGTTCACCGCCAGCGGCAACTGGGGCTCCTCGGCGTTCTCCGGCCAGCGGCACGGCGCCAACTACCGGTTCGCCGACCCGGTGCTGGCCAGCGACTCGGCCTGGTACAAGTTCAACATCCCGGCGACCGCGACGTACCGGGTGGACGCCTGGTGGCCGGCCGACCCGGGATACAACAACTCGACTCCGTACGTCATCGTCACGACGAGCGGGAACCAGACGGTCAACGTCAACCAACGGCTGACCGGTGGCCAGTGGCGGGTGCTCGGCACCTTCACCCTGGCCGCCGGTGACGCCAACAAGGTCGCGGTGAGCCGTTGGACCTCCGGCACCGGTCTGGTCATCGCCGACGCGATCCGCATCACCCGCGTCTGA
- a CDS encoding cellulase family glycosylhydrolase, with protein MSRLRMIAAGVSAAALALAGVLVAAPGAHAATASFAKVQDWGSGYEARFTVRNDTSVTINSWRVEFDLPSGSTLGSYWDALLTSSGNRHSFTNRSWNGTLTAGATATFGFIVNGSGTPANCTVNGGSCTDGGSGDTQAPTVPGNLRATGTTSSSVSLAWNASTDNVGVTGYDVYRGGTIATTVTGTSATISGLNPSTSYAFSVRARDAAGNTSAQTGALNVTTASGGGNGGTPAAVNGQLRVCGVQLCNQYNRPIQLRGMSTHGIQWYAQCVNNASLDALATDWNADVLRISMYIQEGGYETNPRLFTDRVHDYIERATARGMYAIVDWHMLTPGDPNHNLARARTFFTEIAQRHKDKTNILYEVANEPNGVSWSSIKSYAEQIIPVIRAQDPDGVVLVGTRAWSSLGVSESSSETEIVNNPVNATNIMYTFHFYAASHGTTYLNTLSRAADRLPIFVTEFGTQTASGDGANDFTRAQQYLDLMATKKISWVNWNFSDDFRSGAVFNTGTCNGSSYTGTGVLKPAGVWIRDRIRTPDNFPTS; from the coding sequence ATGTCCAGACTGCGCATGATCGCGGCCGGGGTCTCCGCCGCCGCGCTCGCCCTCGCCGGCGTCCTGGTGGCCGCACCCGGCGCGCACGCCGCGACCGCCAGCTTCGCCAAGGTCCAGGACTGGGGCAGTGGCTACGAGGCCCGCTTCACCGTCCGTAACGACACCAGCGTCACCATCAACAGCTGGCGGGTGGAGTTCGACCTGCCGTCCGGCTCCACCCTCGGCAGCTACTGGGACGCACTGCTCACCAGCAGCGGCAACCGGCACAGCTTCACCAACCGGTCCTGGAACGGCACCCTGACCGCCGGTGCCACCGCCACCTTCGGCTTCATCGTCAACGGCAGCGGCACCCCGGCCAACTGCACCGTCAACGGCGGCTCCTGCACCGACGGCGGAAGCGGCGACACCCAGGCCCCGACCGTGCCCGGCAATCTGCGCGCCACCGGCACCACCTCGTCGAGCGTGTCGCTGGCCTGGAACGCCTCGACCGACAACGTCGGCGTGACCGGCTACGACGTCTACCGCGGCGGCACCATCGCCACCACCGTCACCGGCACCAGCGCCACCATCAGCGGCCTGAACCCGTCCACGTCGTACGCCTTCTCGGTGCGGGCCCGCGACGCCGCCGGCAACACCTCCGCCCAGACCGGCGCGCTCAACGTCACCACCGCGTCCGGTGGTGGCAACGGCGGCACCCCCGCCGCGGTCAACGGCCAGCTCCGGGTCTGCGGCGTCCAGCTCTGCAACCAGTACAACCGCCCGATCCAGTTGCGCGGCATGAGCACCCACGGCATCCAGTGGTACGCCCAGTGCGTCAACAACGCCTCGCTCGACGCGCTCGCCACCGACTGGAACGCCGACGTGCTGCGCATCTCCATGTACATCCAGGAAGGCGGCTACGAGACCAACCCGCGCCTGTTCACCGACCGGGTGCACGACTACATCGAGCGGGCCACCGCCCGCGGCATGTACGCCATCGTCGACTGGCACATGCTCACCCCGGGCGACCCCAACCACAACCTGGCCCGCGCCCGCACCTTCTTCACCGAGATCGCGCAGCGCCACAAGGACAAGACCAACATCCTGTACGAGGTGGCGAACGAGCCGAACGGGGTGAGCTGGTCGTCGATCAAGAGCTACGCCGAGCAGATCATCCCGGTCATCCGGGCCCAGGACCCCGACGGCGTGGTGCTGGTCGGCACCCGCGCCTGGTCCTCGCTCGGCGTCTCCGAGAGCTCGTCGGAAACCGAGATCGTCAACAACCCGGTCAACGCGACGAACATCATGTACACGTTCCACTTCTACGCCGCGTCGCACGGCACGACCTACCTGAACACGCTGTCCCGGGCCGCCGACCGGCTGCCGATCTTCGTCACCGAGTTCGGCACCCAGACCGCGTCCGGCGACGGGGCGAACGACTTCACCCGCGCCCAGCAGTATCTCGATCTGATGGCGACGAAGAAGATCAGTTGGGTGAACTGGAACTTCTCGGACGACTTCCGGAGTGGCGCCGTCTTCAACACCGGTACCTGCAACGGCAGCTCGTACACCGGAACCGGCGTGCTCAAGCCGGCCGGCGTCTGGATCCGCGACCGCATCCGTACCCCGGACAACTTCCCGACCAGCTGA
- a CDS encoding ABC transporter ATP-binding protein, with the protein MSGDKCKIAEAGVGWSPRRAWLDGSVADDDLVIDLDGVGVQRSGNHLLRDVTWQVELDERWVVLGPNGAGKTTLLNLAAGRLHPTTGKARILGEQIGRTDVNELRTRIGLSTAALAERIPTQERVVDVVVTAAWSVVGRFRESYDPADEARARGLLAQLGVAGLAERDYGTLSEGERKRVQVARALMTDPELLLLDEPAAGLDLGGREDLVARLGELASDPDAPAIVLVTHHVEEIPPGFTHALLVRDGGIVAQGLIGHTLTGELLSKTFGVALTVDRAGDRFTARAV; encoded by the coding sequence ATGTCGGGCGACAAGTGCAAGATCGCGGAGGCGGGGGTGGGGTGGTCGCCCCGACGTGCGTGGTTGGATGGCAGCGTGGCGGACGACGACCTGGTGATCGACCTCGACGGGGTCGGTGTGCAACGTTCCGGCAATCACCTGCTACGTGACGTGACGTGGCAGGTCGAACTCGACGAGCGGTGGGTGGTGCTCGGGCCCAACGGGGCCGGCAAGACCACGCTGCTCAACCTCGCCGCCGGGCGGCTGCACCCGACCACCGGTAAGGCCCGCATCCTCGGCGAACAGATCGGCCGGACCGACGTCAACGAGCTGCGTACCCGGATCGGCCTGTCGACGGCGGCGCTCGCCGAGCGGATCCCGACGCAGGAGCGGGTGGTCGACGTCGTGGTCACCGCCGCCTGGTCGGTGGTCGGCCGCTTCCGGGAGAGCTACGACCCGGCCGACGAGGCCCGCGCCCGGGGCCTGCTCGCCCAGCTCGGCGTGGCCGGACTGGCCGAGCGCGACTACGGCACCCTGTCGGAGGGGGAGCGCAAGCGGGTGCAGGTGGCCCGGGCGCTGATGACCGACCCGGAGCTGCTGCTGCTCGACGAGCCGGCGGCCGGGCTCGACCTCGGCGGCCGGGAGGATCTGGTCGCCCGGCTCGGCGAACTCGCCAGCGACCCCGACGCGCCGGCGATCGTGCTGGTCACCCACCACGTCGAGGAGATCCCGCCGGGCTTCACCCACGCCCTGCTCGTCCGCGACGGCGGCATCGTCGCGCAGGGGCTGATCGGTCACACGTTGACCGGCGAGCTGCTCTCCAAGACGTTCGGCGTGGCGCTGACCGTCGACCGCGCCGGCGACCGGTTCACCGCCCGGGCGGTCTGA
- a CDS encoding ATP-binding protein, whose translation MPRHLPIPSGNFVGRTAELAGLDRLLGEQAVAVVVLTGPAGVGKTALATHWAHAVRDRFVDGQLYVDLAGFSDAEPTDPSEALGAFLRALGVAPQRIPITLAERAALFRTVTADLRLLVMLDNAYSAGQVRPLLPAAGSTVVVTSRSRLVGLVPDGARLFDVSPLSSYASVELLARMVGPERISREPEQVRDLAGICGGLPIAICAAAGWMIARPRLSVRSVTRDLSDERDRLAQLSDEEGPSLRAALDRSYHALPPAAAVLYRRLALHPGPEFGTGVVTALGADRASGRSGRGDVLAGLMRASLLEEVTEGRFRFHDLIRLHAREKAEDDDTEPDRRAALLAILEYYLAAAGRADMVLTPYRRRIPYGFGTDPSGLPSFDDRDDALGWLELERVNLVQAGRVALDEGFVEVAWFLADVKWPLFLYHKHYRDRLEVDRRGVRAARQWGNGWAEADMLKRLSRVCVKHGAYDEAERHARAAIERYREVDDARGVLDAQEGLATLYRDTGRLEPAVTMFAELLAGNRAAGDSRAIGLTCINLARALTRVGRADQALPLLVEARTRFDGLGDVDPYNGVRVLIGLAEAHLEVGDVDRAGRTASEAAERMGRLGSDHERAEALALLGRVAELRGEPALARRLYDEASGIFERLGSPRGVEPARRLGRPDGVGG comes from the coding sequence GTGCCGCGACACCTGCCGATCCCGTCCGGCAATTTCGTCGGCCGGACGGCCGAGTTGGCCGGCCTCGACCGCCTCCTCGGCGAGCAGGCGGTGGCGGTGGTGGTGCTGACCGGACCGGCCGGCGTCGGCAAGACGGCGCTGGCCACGCACTGGGCACATGCCGTACGGGACCGGTTCGTGGACGGGCAACTCTATGTCGATCTCGCCGGATTCAGCGATGCCGAGCCGACGGATCCGAGCGAGGCGCTGGGGGCGTTCCTGCGGGCGTTGGGAGTGGCGCCGCAACGCATTCCGATCACGCTCGCCGAGCGGGCGGCGTTGTTTCGGACGGTGACGGCAGATCTGCGCTTGCTTGTCATGCTCGACAACGCCTACTCGGCCGGCCAGGTCCGGCCACTCCTGCCGGCCGCCGGATCGACCGTGGTGGTGACCAGCCGAAGCCGATTGGTGGGGCTGGTGCCGGACGGCGCCCGGCTTTTCGACGTGTCGCCGCTTTCGTCGTACGCCTCGGTCGAATTGCTCGCCCGCATGGTGGGGCCGGAGCGGATCTCGCGGGAACCCGAACAGGTGCGGGACCTGGCGGGGATATGCGGTGGACTGCCCATCGCGATCTGCGCGGCGGCGGGATGGATGATCGCCCGGCCCCGCCTGTCGGTGCGGAGTGTGACCAGGGACCTGTCCGACGAGAGGGACCGGCTGGCCCAGCTGTCCGATGAGGAGGGTCCGTCGCTGCGGGCCGCGTTGGACCGGTCCTACCACGCCCTGCCCCCGGCGGCCGCCGTGCTGTACCGCAGGCTGGCGCTGCATCCCGGTCCGGAGTTCGGGACCGGCGTGGTCACCGCACTCGGGGCGGACCGGGCATCCGGCCGCTCGGGGCGCGGCGACGTGCTCGCCGGGCTGATGCGGGCCAGTCTCCTGGAGGAGGTGACCGAGGGGCGCTTCCGCTTTCACGACCTGATCCGGCTCCATGCCCGGGAGAAGGCCGAGGATGACGACACCGAACCGGATCGGCGGGCGGCACTGCTGGCGATCCTGGAGTACTACCTGGCCGCCGCCGGCCGGGCGGACATGGTCCTGACCCCCTATCGGCGGCGGATCCCGTACGGCTTCGGCACCGACCCGTCCGGCCTGCCGTCGTTCGACGACCGGGATGACGCGTTGGGGTGGCTGGAACTGGAGCGGGTGAACCTGGTGCAGGCGGGCCGGGTGGCCCTCGACGAGGGATTCGTCGAGGTCGCCTGGTTCCTGGCCGATGTCAAGTGGCCGCTGTTCCTCTACCACAAGCACTACCGGGACCGGCTGGAGGTGGACCGGCGGGGAGTCCGGGCGGCCCGGCAGTGGGGCAACGGGTGGGCCGAAGCCGACATGCTGAAGCGGCTCAGCCGCGTTTGCGTGAAGCACGGCGCGTACGACGAAGCGGAGCGGCACGCCCGTGCCGCGATCGAGCGTTACCGGGAGGTGGACGACGCCCGTGGCGTCCTGGACGCGCAGGAAGGGCTCGCCACCCTCTACCGCGACACCGGCCGCCTGGAACCCGCGGTCACGATGTTCGCCGAACTTCTCGCCGGCAACCGTGCCGCCGGTGACAGTCGGGCCATCGGGCTGACCTGCATCAACCTCGCGAGAGCGTTGACCCGGGTGGGGCGTGCCGATCAGGCCCTGCCGCTGCTGGTCGAAGCGCGGACCCGGTTCGACGGGCTGGGGGACGTCGACCCGTACAACGGGGTCCGGGTGCTGATCGGGTTGGCCGAGGCCCACCTGGAGGTCGGCGATGTCGACCGGGCCGGGCGGACCGCGTCGGAGGCGGCCGAGCGGATGGGCCGGCTGGGCTCCGACCACGAGCGGGCCGAGGCGCTGGCACTGCTCGGTCGGGTCGCGGAACTACGCGGCGAGCCCGCTCTCGCCCGACGCCTCTATGACGAGGCATCGGGCATCTTCGAGCGGCTGGGGTCACCGCGGGGGGTCGAACCCGCCCGGCGGCTCGGGCGACCGGACGGTGTCGGCGGATAG
- a CDS encoding ATP-binding protein: MSDARRAALYPLASRLRGALRVVGLPDSLVSMNGLGAYRLDVDPAIVDYHQFRRMVTDGRDATIRGDHRRCVELLDPAVRLWRGEPLAELHTGPAEHLRREMQEKLLGAHRLLIESELVIGRPHVALTRLEPLMSAHPLDESLARLWVAALHAVGREHEAESFVTGFTARYRKQMRGLPAPDLTGTSVAGRRTGVVHDDVRRPRAAGSAPPRQVPRGVPDFVGHEDVLAELDRVVSGGVERPGAVVLTGMPGVGKTTLAVHWARRQQDGFPDGQLFLNAEGHGALPPVRPEEGLRHFLAALGVPTDQMPADPAQRLARYNEELAGRRVLVVVDNVRDSEQVRPLIPMTDTCLVVITSRVRLKGLTIREGVQTITVPPLPEAQQTGLLARIVRSTRGEVQPALVESLARLSGGLPLALRIIGEHVAARPRAAITDLVEELANRLLDCDGDETDDASLRTVFAWSYQALAPEAARLFRHLGLFPGATIDAAAAGALIDRERTGAERALNTLARAHLINHDDARRYRLHDLIHKYAVERAHHDVPHDERGLAVRRLLDWYLLTAANAAKVLAPDYPPVPGLPEPGPVRPLSFPVDRDAMKWCEAERANLYASVRLAAEHALHRRAWQLPNAIHGIFDRFGRQDDTLAALYLALDAATTDGHDLGRAGTLINLGATYFALHDHRRAAEFFEQGLRVARAGGIVEAQMACLHNLAYLHHMAGEVALVLQIYDEILATCRAIGSVVGQATVLAHLGDAHWESGSYERATAAYLEALAVWEQAGSTRGQAHVHVRLAALHLEQGRPVTALDHCQSALDIYRHTTDEASRCRALVTAADARRQIGELSSALRDASAAVAIGDEIGDPLCRASALCVLADIQLAAGHRQTAYTGCLEAQIILGDNASREAVALRQRLYAIAAGVSERGP, from the coding sequence TTGTCGGATGCTCGCCGGGCAGCCCTCTACCCGCTTGCCAGCAGGCTGCGGGGCGCACTGCGGGTCGTCGGCCTGCCCGACAGCCTCGTCTCGATGAACGGCCTCGGCGCCTACCGTCTGGACGTCGATCCGGCGATTGTCGATTATCACCAGTTCCGGCGGATGGTGACGGACGGCCGGGACGCCACCATCCGGGGCGACCATCGCAGGTGCGTCGAACTGCTCGATCCGGCGGTGCGACTGTGGCGGGGCGAGCCGCTTGCCGAACTGCACACCGGTCCCGCCGAGCACCTGCGCCGGGAGATGCAGGAAAAGCTCCTCGGCGCGCATCGCCTCCTGATCGAGAGTGAGTTGGTGATCGGGCGTCCGCACGTCGCGCTCACCCGGTTGGAACCCCTCATGTCGGCGCACCCGCTGGACGAATCGTTGGCAAGACTGTGGGTGGCGGCCCTCCACGCGGTGGGCCGCGAACACGAAGCCGAATCCTTCGTCACGGGTTTCACGGCGCGCTACCGCAAACAGATGCGCGGCCTACCCGCCCCAGATCTCACCGGTACGTCCGTCGCCGGCCGCCGAACCGGGGTCGTGCACGACGACGTGCGCCGCCCGAGAGCGGCCGGGAGCGCACCGCCGAGACAGGTTCCCAGGGGAGTGCCGGACTTCGTCGGACACGAGGACGTGCTGGCGGAACTCGACAGGGTGGTGTCGGGCGGCGTCGAGCGACCGGGTGCCGTCGTGCTGACCGGCATGCCGGGAGTCGGGAAGACCACGCTGGCGGTCCACTGGGCACGACGGCAGCAGGACGGTTTTCCCGACGGGCAACTCTTCCTGAACGCCGAGGGACACGGCGCACTCCCACCCGTACGGCCGGAGGAGGGCCTCCGGCACTTCCTCGCCGCGCTCGGCGTGCCCACCGACCAGATGCCCGCCGATCCGGCACAGCGCCTGGCCCGCTACAACGAGGAACTCGCCGGGCGGCGCGTCCTCGTCGTCGTCGACAACGTGCGCGACTCCGAGCAGGTACGGCCGTTGATCCCGATGACGGACACCTGCCTTGTGGTGATCACCAGTCGGGTCCGGCTCAAGGGGCTGACCATCCGTGAGGGCGTACAGACCATCACGGTGCCGCCCCTTCCCGAGGCGCAACAGACCGGGCTGCTCGCCCGTATCGTGCGCAGCACCAGGGGCGAGGTACAGCCGGCGTTGGTCGAGTCGCTCGCCCGTCTCTCCGGCGGCCTGCCACTGGCGCTGCGGATAATCGGGGAACACGTCGCCGCCCGACCACGGGCCGCGATCACCGATCTCGTCGAGGAGTTGGCCAACCGGCTGCTGGACTGCGACGGCGACGAGACCGACGACGCGAGCCTGCGTACGGTGTTCGCCTGGTCCTACCAGGCGCTCGCCCCGGAGGCTGCCCGGCTCTTCCGCCATCTCGGTCTGTTTCCCGGCGCGACGATCGACGCCGCGGCCGCCGGCGCGCTGATCGACCGCGAGCGGACCGGCGCGGAACGTGCCCTGAACACGCTGGCCAGGGCACATCTGATCAACCACGACGACGCACGTCGCTATCGCCTCCATGACCTCATCCACAAATACGCCGTCGAGCGGGCGCACCACGATGTCCCGCACGACGAGCGGGGGCTGGCGGTCCGGCGGCTGCTCGACTGGTATCTGCTGACCGCGGCGAACGCGGCGAAGGTGTTGGCACCCGACTACCCGCCGGTGCCCGGCCTTCCCGAACCGGGGCCCGTACGACCGTTGTCCTTCCCGGTCGACCGGGACGCGATGAAGTGGTGCGAGGCGGAACGGGCCAACCTCTACGCCTCGGTCCGGCTGGCTGCCGAGCACGCCCTCCACCGGCGTGCCTGGCAGCTGCCGAACGCCATTCACGGGATCTTCGACCGCTTCGGGCGGCAGGACGACACCCTGGCGGCGTTGTACCTCGCGCTCGACGCGGCCACCACCGACGGGCACGACCTCGGCCGGGCCGGCACGCTGATCAATCTTGGGGCCACGTACTTCGCGTTGCACGATCACCGGCGCGCCGCGGAGTTCTTCGAGCAGGGCCTGCGGGTCGCCCGCGCGGGTGGAATCGTCGAGGCCCAGATGGCCTGCCTGCACAATCTCGCCTACCTGCACCACATGGCCGGCGAGGTCGCCCTCGTTCTCCAGATCTACGACGAGATCCTCGCCACCTGCCGGGCCATCGGGAGTGTGGTCGGCCAGGCCACGGTGCTCGCCCACCTCGGTGACGCCCACTGGGAGTCGGGCTCGTACGAGCGGGCGACGGCGGCGTACCTGGAGGCGCTCGCCGTCTGGGAACAGGCCGGGTCGACGCGGGGGCAGGCCCACGTCCACGTCCGACTCGCCGCGCTGCACCTCGAACAGGGGCGGCCGGTCACCGCCCTCGACCACTGCCAGTCGGCGCTCGACATCTACCGGCACACCACCGACGAGGCGAGTCGGTGCCGGGCCCTCGTCACCGCCGCCGATGCCCGCCGCCAGATCGGTGAACTGTCCAGTGCCCTACGGGACGCCTCGGCCGCGGTCGCCATCGGCGACGAGATCGGTGATCCGCTGTGCAGGGCATCGGCGCTCTGCGTCCTCGCCGACATCCAACTGGCGGCCGGCCATCGGCAGACCGCCTACACCGGCTGCCTCGAAGCCCAGATCATCCTCGGTGACAACGCCTCGCGGGAGGCGGTCGCCCTACGGCAGCGGCTGTACGCCATCGCGGCCGGCGTCAGCGAACGGGGGCCGTAG
- a CDS encoding LLM class flavin-dependent oxidoreductase, with the protein MGMPIGVMYRCENAPENLPAYARLVERAGYDELWVVEDCFFTGAVSAAAVALASTERLRVGIGILPAAFRNPALAAMELANLCRLFPGRVLPGFGHGVGAWLEQVGADHPSPLSVLGETVAAVRALLAGETVTVDGRYARLTDVTLEFPPARVPPLSLGVRAERSMRLSGRVADGTILAEGASPAYIGWARDRIDEGRREAGRTDDHRLTVYVDFEFDPDRRVARREIATRLAGGRLQPGDAELADELAALTAGGSDVDALAAALPDAWVDRFTMAGTAEQCAAAYDRIGAAGADAIVLRPPTDPQLAVAQLTLAADELLPGLRTVS; encoded by the coding sequence ATGGGGATGCCGATCGGGGTCATGTACCGCTGCGAGAACGCGCCGGAGAACCTGCCGGCCTACGCGCGGCTGGTGGAACGCGCCGGGTACGACGAGTTGTGGGTCGTCGAGGACTGCTTCTTCACCGGGGCGGTGTCGGCGGCGGCGGTCGCCCTCGCGTCGACCGAGCGGCTACGGGTCGGAATCGGCATCCTGCCGGCGGCGTTCCGCAACCCGGCGCTGGCCGCGATGGAGCTGGCCAACCTCTGCCGCCTGTTCCCCGGCCGGGTGCTGCCCGGCTTCGGCCACGGCGTCGGCGCGTGGCTCGAACAGGTCGGCGCCGACCACCCGTCGCCGCTGTCGGTGCTCGGCGAGACCGTCGCGGCCGTACGCGCCCTGCTCGCCGGTGAGACGGTCACCGTGGACGGTCGGTACGCCCGGCTGACCGACGTGACGCTGGAGTTCCCGCCGGCGCGGGTGCCGCCGCTGTCCCTCGGGGTACGCGCCGAGCGGTCCATGCGACTGTCGGGGCGGGTCGCCGACGGCACGATCCTGGCCGAGGGGGCGAGCCCGGCGTACATCGGGTGGGCGCGGGACCGCATCGACGAGGGTCGGCGGGAGGCGGGCCGCACCGACGACCACCGGCTGACCGTGTACGTCGACTTCGAGTTCGACCCCGACCGGCGGGTGGCCCGTCGGGAGATCGCGACCCGGCTCGCCGGCGGTCGGCTGCAACCCGGCGACGCCGAACTCGCCGACGAGTTGGCCGCGCTGACCGCCGGCGGATCCGATGTGGACGCGCTGGCGGCGGCGCTGCCGGACGCCTGGGTGGACCGGTTCACGATGGCCGGTACGGCGGAACAGTGCGCGGCGGCGTACGACCGGATCGGGGCGGCGGGGGCCGACGCGATCGTGCTGCGCCCCCCGACCGATCCACAGCTCGCCGTCGCCCAGCTCACCCTCGCCGCCGACGAACTGCTCCCCGGCCTGCGTACCGTTTCCTGA